The genomic stretch AATTCCATTGGTCTGAAGTCAGCATTAGCTCATAAACCTAAATTCAATAAgttaataattgataatttatgtaatataatgttattaatagaaTATGACGAAACTATTGCTTACAAACTAGATAAATTGTAGTTTGGTACTATTATCAGACAGTCATATAAGTATTATGTACAGAAAATTGTAAtagaaagtatttaaatagcaaaaaaaatcagtttgatATATCATAGTGTAAAGGTTAAAaaagatctatttttttatttacaacacacctttttttcttttccttataTTGATAAGGTGAATATGAAAGGTGTTttgaatatcataaaataataaatgtattcacatttatttattttgcagttttatttagttattttaaaatagtgtcTTACCCTTCTTTAGGAACAACAGCTATGGCCCTGGCCAGGTCCACTTCTGACCAAAACAGTACTTTCCTGTACTTTTGTTCTATACTAATAACTTCTATTCTATTGGTCTCCCCATCTGTCCAATATATTTTGTCTGTGTACCAGTCTATTGCTATTCCAGTAGGAGTAATTAACCCCTCTGATACTATTTTAACCTGTAACACACAATTCAATCACATTATTACAATACTGCATTTCATATAGATCCTGGATAATGTCTTGTAagggaaacattaaaaaaaaaccattttaaggTGTAGAAAACGGGCTTACACATATCAGGAGAAACAAAgcattttttccattttcccCTAAAAATTGAATCTTAAAAATCAAATGCAGCTTTAAAACCCATAAAGatgtgtaaatataatttaaactatcAACAATCTGTGttcttgttattaaaaaatgttatcagcttgaaagtaataataaatgttatctcTTACAGCACTTATTAATTAggtaattgattaaaaacaattaataaccCTCACCTTTTCTCCTACATGAGTTTCATTATAGTTCATACACTGTATTAACTCTGCAGTTTGGTCAGACCAGCAAATGAGGTCCTTACGATGGAGGAAGTCCACCGCAGACCCCTGTTCTAGGTCTTTTACTATAGTATTGACTTTGCCAATCTTTGAGGTGTTCACTACTCGAATGTCTGATGCCGTGGAGTATAGTAATATTGGGTTACTGGATACTGAATAGTAAcctgaaatattgaaaataaggATATAAGTATTGAAGAAGGATCACCCGgtgcaatatttaaaagtagctaGTTGTTAACATATATAGTTCAACAGATATTAGTTCTTGAAAGGTTATTACGATTGAAAAGTATAAaggcaaaaagtttttaattcaaggAGGCCTTCTTTCATCTATTCTCTTAACATAGCACAATAGACTTATTGCTGGACACAAAAATAGTTTCTGAATAATAATACAAGACATTATGAAGATAGTTAAGACAAAAAATGACTTTAACATTGaagtttttcttgtaaataatgaaagataatatttcaatatgctGTCTCCCATTACTTCTAGACTAATTAAAGATATACAATTTccaattaattcttaattatgATCAATCAATCAACACAATTACTTCAAAAATTGTGGTTGTTTGTGATTACAGCTATCAGTTAGTATAAACATTGCACTTGTATTGTAGAACTTGGTTCAAATTTTACTCAATATGCAAGTACGTTGTATAGGTATTTGAGTTTATCACTTAACTTTtcaaacacaatttataaataaaatcttagcGGCGAAAAGCACAACACAGTGCCAGAAAGTTCACTTCTAAGAAAGAAGCAGTGAATGCATATTAACTAAACAGTagatatttatagaaacaaagTTACCTTTTAActgcaaaaacattaacaaacaaaacacattcataacattttgtattattttgtccGCGTGAAGTATTCTTCGGCGTTTGgtcataatgaaaacaaatgcacGTCAGTCGTTAAAGCTTTCATGTGTTTATTTCACTCCAACACAGTTAACAACGAAATTAAATAAGGCACTGTATAAAATCAACCGTCATCACCATCACTTTGATTTAGAAATTCACTAAATATTGTGGTTTTAACATTTGAGACAATGAATTTGGGAGGCGAGATTAACAAACGCAGATTATAAATCCTCCCTGCGCTCGACTTACAAGTCAACGGGCATCATatcgactttttttttaattagtgttGCCAtgattatgatttatgtttacaagtaactctttattttattagtgtctagaaaataaatgacagtttttttttacattctaatATTGACATAATTATCTAAgtgtagtttataatattagggtattttctttaaaaaccatATACTTTGACATTAGTCAAGTGTTTCAATAAGTTTCGTCTAGAGTGCGCTTGTAAAGTTTTCAACTTAAGTCGTAAACCTTATGATGaggttaataaaattgtaagtagttgagcattattttacttttctataAGTCTAATACCTATCTTTCATTTCTTAATGAAATCTAATGAAGTTTTCTATAAGTACGTAATCTTATTTTTTACCACCTTTACATTTTTTAGATAGATGTTTGGGTATTTACCCTTTTTCCGTGGGCgggaattataaaaaagtattaatttagtaagtaagaATAGTTTGGCAAGTTTCTTAACAAATTTTAGGTAACTGAAAATAAGTACTTTCGTATATCTTTGTATTACATACCTGCGCAGATGTTTTATACCATTTAACAAGCTTGAGCAGATTCCCATTTGTGAAATCATTCCAATCTCCGCCAATGGTTGTGGTAATTTCCTATAGGTACACACACATGCTAGACGTATAGacaactttattgtttttccgTTAATTCAGATTTCATTTCCTCCAGGCAATCAGCTGAAAACAGTTGAAGGTCTGATCGTATATGTATTTGTAGGCACACACATACAAAGCACAGTTCGTTTGGACTGAATCGATAGTTTCCGATATACGTGCTTTGGTATCATCTCTCTTTTACTAATCTTGCTTACAAGACTTCGATATAaatgtagaatatttttaattgcaagtGCGAGACTTCAGCTGGCCAAAACTGATAATCAACTTAATTTCTTTTCTAACCTTCTATTCccaaaaaggaaaataaatccCTATACGATCATTTCTTTATCCATATGTCTGTTTCAAGCTTGGAGAATATTTTAGCCAAGAATCTTATTATTCTGCTAAGAAAGTGTTGGTCGGACCCATCTACTTACAAggtaagtaacattattttctacagAAGAGTGTGTTTAGACTTAGGCCGAATTCACATGATAgttacgaaataaaatgaacaagatTCCAGTATCCATGAAACAACATCGCTTACTGGCAACCTACTAAGCGCTCAATTATCTCCATAACATGTGATGTTCGTGCTATGGAGCGGTGGTTTCTACTAAATAGCGGTTGTTTCGATTTGGCTCGCTGCAAAATTGACTCGATCACCAACAATAACAACTAAGCACCGCACTATTCAATGCAGCCGCAGCCCGGTTGGCTGCCGTTTAATGCAAAACTTGTTCCAACACTGCCAATGAATAGTTTAAACTAGCTAATGTTTGATTTATATAGATATGGTCTATCGCTAACGACGCGCTCTGCTGTTGAATTGTAGCAAACTATGCTAgattctgtttatattttagaaacatttaactGTTGTTAAGCTTCTCCAAAACAATATTCTTGAGCCTAAGTTTCGTCTTGAAACTCGCAGTTATGGAAGCGTCACCCAGAGCGGTACTTACCTTTACAACTGCCATAAGATACCCCAAGATGTGGAGTCGTTGGATTCCTATATTTTAACACCAGATAATTTTTCTTGATGATTTCTGGAAAACCCTGTCGATTGTCAGATGTCTGATAATGCTCTgatttattcacgcgtatttttcCGGGgtggcccgactagtttcggatctaACCGGAGTCTTACATCATGTACTGACGCGGCGGGGGATCGCCTATAACTGTATGACCTAtaactgtataaaaaaaaactacaataaatataaataaaaaattgtaatagatttatttgaaaactcttcaaacaatttaaacattccTCAATCACAACTAGATGAATAATTTCTAAAACGTAGCAcaccaatttaattttaaattaggacCGTAGTGAATGCAAAGGCGTAAAATAGTGGTTGGCTGTCAAACATGCGTGAATTGTAAACTTTGGTTCGACAGGGCTGCCCCACTTCGTGCTAATTAGCGCCAACGTGGTCCCGCCACAAGCAAACTCAACTGCATTACTGTGTGAAACTGGATGTGATTTCAATGTCAAAGGCTTCAAACGATCCAGTATAGGTTCCGTGGAGTACTTTAGTGTGGAAAGATCAGAATTCAGAATGGTACAGTTACCAACTCTCCACATTTactatacgaaattaaatataaactagcGAAGTCAATAAAACATTGCTAATATTATTGGACCTCCTCATAGCAATTACCCGGCCAACACGgtatctataattttttttcatattgcgTTTTTTTACTGTCCGTAataactgtcaaaaatgtacaaattacAGCCCGATTCATAATTCAAAATGCCCCTCGAAACGAGTGTGATCAAATCGGTCCTGGTTCTTCAAATATCCAATCTTCAATTAGTCGTACCAAAATTGACTACCCTTAAAAGCCCGAAATACCTGCAAAGATGCACTTAAGCTTGGCCGTCTGTGGTCAAGACTTGCACGTCATGTTACGCGTCTCGGCAAAATGGGATGGCCACTTAAGGCCCGAGCTTATATGCGGCAAGGTGACTCGATTTCTGCCATTTCAAATGTCACTACGTCTCCATTCGGTTAATTTGGAAGATGGGATGTATCTATCacatcttttatttacttttcttataattattctcaaatttatttagcaactagttatttgtatttaaactgagttttgatataaataaactcaagaaaCAGAAtctgtattttcaaaatagaaCTCGTATTTTcctaaacaattttaatatttgtttccgTCGTTAcgttttgaaatgtaataaagtC from Trichoplusia ni isolate ovarian cell line Hi5 chromosome 2 unlocalized genomic scaffold, tn1 tig00001536_group1, whole genome shotgun sequence encodes the following:
- the LOC113506163 gene encoding low-density lipoprotein receptor-related protein 6-like, giving the protein MTKRRRILHADKIIQNVMNVFCLLMFLQLKGYYSVSSNPILLYSTASDIRVVNTSKIGKVNTIVKDLEQGSAVDFLHRKDLICWSDQTAELIQCMNYNETHVGEKVKIVSEGLITPTGIAIDWYTDKIYWTDGETNRIEVISIEQKYRKVLFWSEVDLARAIAVVPKEG